Proteins found in one Methanocella sp. genomic segment:
- a CDS encoding winged helix-turn-helix domain-containing protein: MPEKPDPSIREVLVVDDPEAMKLLLSGKYNEIMDLIDSHEMSIADIAKTLKVNPGSVHYHLKELEKYGLVKLVREETKGNLVKKYYRTAARNIYLDGSRFKMAGGDDPMGRYREQLAGLLAPFGYDFPPELAGQFNDALKRYDKRRKELLRQIQDVHVDMGDSMLAHDAYWVAVRLKEIEDKEMTDIQEEIRALLSKLRDKL; the protein is encoded by the coding sequence GCCTGAGAAGCCCGACCCCTCCATCCGGGAAGTCCTGGTAGTGGATGACCCGGAAGCCATGAAGCTGCTCCTGAGCGGAAAGTACAACGAGATCATGGACCTGATCGATTCCCATGAAATGTCAATTGCCGACATCGCGAAAACGCTGAAGGTCAACCCGGGCTCCGTACATTACCATTTAAAGGAGCTGGAAAAATATGGCCTGGTAAAGCTTGTCCGGGAAGAGACAAAGGGCAACCTCGTAAAGAAATATTACCGCACGGCGGCCCGGAACATTTACCTGGACGGTTCACGGTTCAAGATGGCCGGCGGCGACGACCCGATGGGAAGATACCGGGAACAGCTGGCCGGGCTGCTCGCGCCGTTCGGGTACGACTTTCCGCCGGAGCTTGCCGGGCAGTTTAACGATGCCCTGAAGCGCTACGATAAGCGGCGCAAGGAGCTGCTGCGGCAAATACAGGATGTCCACGTCGACATGGGCGACAGCATGCTCGCCCATGACGCATACTGGGTCGCAGTGCGCCTCAAGGAGATCGAGGATAAGGAAATGACAGACATCCAGGAAGAGATACGCGCTCTTTTATCAAAGCTGAGGGATAAATTATGA